A stretch of the Pan troglodytes isolate AG18354 chromosome 20, NHGRI_mPanTro3-v2.0_pri, whole genome shotgun sequence genome encodes the following:
- the EID2B gene encoding EP300-interacting inhibitor of differentiation 2B: MAEPTGLLEMSELPGDSSVPQVGTASGVSDVLRGAVGGGVRVQEAREGPVAEAARSMARVPGPVPGPIPSSVPGLASAPDPHQQLAFLEINRQLLFREYLDGSSMIPVRLLRDFEERRRLFVEGCKAREAAFDADPPQMDFAAVAFTVALTASEALSPLAD, translated from the coding sequence ATGGCGGAGCCGACTGGGCTGCTGGAGATGTCCGAGCTCCCCGGAGATAGCAGTGTCCCACAGGTGGGCACAGCGAGTGGCGTCAGCGACGTACTGCGGGGGGCAGTCGGCGGCGGGGTTCGGGTGCAGGAGGCCCGGGAAGGCCCAGTGGCCGAAGCTGCGCGGTCCATGGCGCGGGTGCCGGGCCCTGTGCCCGGGCCCATCCCCAGCAGCGTCCCGGGCCTGGCGTCCGCGCCAGACCCCCATCAGCAGCTCGCTTTCTTAGAAATTAACCGGCAGCTGTTGTTCCGCGAGTATCTGGATGGTAGCTCCATGATTCCGGTCAGATTACTACGGGATTTCGAGGAACGCCGCAGGCTGTTTGTGGAAGGCTGCAAGGCGAGGGAAGCAGCCTTTGACGCGGATCCCCCGCAGATGGACTTCGCTGCTGTCGCGTTTACGGTAGCGCTGACTGCCTCCGAGGCCCTCAGTCCTCTGGCCGACTGA
- the EID2 gene encoding EP300-interacting inhibitor of differentiation 2: MLSRPVTHTAFTVRIAPTHAHCRVRRASRCPVIPVSLGAAELTPRSEMSKLPADSSVPQTGAANGDRDVPQAEVGRGRREPAPAQPEEAGEGAMAAARGGQVPAAREGRMAAARAAPAAAARGAPVAAAALARAAAAGRESPAAAAAREARMAEVARLLGEPVDEEGPEGRPRSRHGNGGLAALPYLRLRHPLSVLGINYQQFLRHYLENYPIAPGRIQELEERRRRFVEACRAREAAFDAEYQRNPHRVDLDILTFTIALTASEVINPLIEELGCDKFINRE; the protein is encoded by the coding sequence ATGCTCTCGCGCCCGGTTACGCACACTGCATTTACAGTGCGCATAGCGCCCACGCACGCGCACTGCCGTGTCCGCCGGGCATCGCGCTGTCCAGTTATTCCAGTTTCTCTGGGAGCAGCCGAGTTGACCCCACGGTCTGAGATGTCCAAGCTGCCCGCAGACAGCAGTGTCCCGCAGACAGGCGCGGCGAATGGTGACAGAGACGTCCCGCAGGCGGAGGTAGGCCGCGGGAGGCGGGAGCCGGCCCCGGCACAGCCTGAGGAGGCCGGGGAAGGCGCGATGGCGGCGGCCAGGGGAGGCCAGGTGCCGGCGGCCAGGGAAGGTCGGATGGCGGCGGCCAGGGCAGCCCCGGCGGCGGCAGCCAGGGGAGCCCCGGTGGCAGCGGCGGCGTTGGCCAGGGCAGCCGCGGCGGGCAGGGAAagcccggcggcggcggcggccagGGAAGCCCGGATGGCGGAGGTCGCCCGCTTGCTGGGGGAGCCAGTGGACGAAGAGGGTCCCGAGGGCAGGCCCAGGTCCAGACACGGGAACGGAGGCCTGGCTGCGTTGCCCTATCTCCGTCTCCGCCACCCACTTAGCGTTTTAGGCATCAATTACCAGCAGTTTCTCCGCCACTATCTGGAAAATTACCCGATTGCTCCCGGCAGAATACAAGAGCTTGAAGAACGCCGCAGGCGATTCGTGGAAGCCTGCAGAGCAAGGGAAGCAGCGTTTGATGCCGAATATCAGCGAAATCCTCACAGGGTGGACCTCGATATTTTAACCTTTACGATAGCTCTGACTGCCTCTGAAGTTATCAACCCTCTGATAGAAGAACTTGGTTGCGATAAGTTTATCAATAGAGAATAG